Within Bifidobacterium dentium JCM 1195 = DSM 20436, the genomic segment CCGGTCTTCTCAGGCACATCCGCAGGCAGGGTGCATCGACGCATGAACAGGGCGTTCTGACGACGGGCCATGCGGCGGGCGATGTCGGCCACGACCACGCAATGACCATGAATCAGGTCATAGGCGGCCTGCGACTGCGCGATTTTCTTATGCAACTCATCCACTTGGGCGAGCGTAGGGATATATCCGGTTGTCATAGGGCTCATCTTAGCGTCCGAACGCTCAGCCGCTCCGATTACGCTACGAATCCAAATCGAAAGTCAGCCCCTGCACAAACCGGTCGGGAACCGGTCGGAGCCGAGCCGCATCGAGCGAACGGTCCGAAGACATTCCGCATCAGATGGAACGGATACGGAATTCACCGGTGCGATTGGAGGCGACAATCATCCGGTCGTTCTCAAGACGGGTCCAGCCGTCTTCAGCACGCTGTTCGAAACCGGAGCTGGCCACGACCACGCCCTTCAGCCGGGCAGCGGATTCGGCGGGGACGGCACCGCCACCGGGAACCTGGGTGTCCTCATCAAGCGCACGGTAACGCAGTACGCGGTAATCATGGGCCTGCTCGCCGCGACCGTACTGGTCGTAAATCTCGACGATGCGCTTGGAAGTGACCTCACGACCTGACGCGCACAAGGCGATGAACTGATCCTGGCTCTGAATCATGCAGTTGTAGCTTGACTTCGGATAGCTCTTGCGCAACTCACGTACGGCCTGGGCCACAGCCTCGTCAAGCGCGAAGCCAAAGCCGATGTATTGCAGGATCACGGCGAAGAAAATGGCCGAATCGGAACGGCCGCCGGTGGACTGCACGATGTTCGGGTCAACCGGGAAGGAACGGTTGGTGATGATGTTACGCCCCTGATCATCGGAGATGTCACCGTTGTGGATGAAGCTCAAGCCGTTGGCGTAGAACGGCTGCTGATTCTCGAGAATCAGCGGCAGATTCGAGCTGGCCAGACGCAGATGCCACAGGCCGCCTCGGGCCGGGGTGCCGGCAAGCTCGTCGAAAATCGAGTCATGACGGGCGGCAATCGTGTTCTTGTAGATCGCGGTACCGGTTTCCGGAGAAGGCGCGCCACCGTCACGACGGTACGGGGATTCCTCCGGAACGGTGACCAAGGCGGCTCCCCAGCCGTCATTATGCACCTCACTGAGATCACGGAATTCGCGTACGGCCTGCATGCCGAGCACACCATTGAGACTGGTGTTGCTGCCTGCGGTCGCGAATCCAAGTAATCTGCACATGGTTAGAACCATACCGACCTCACATTTCGACGCGCGTACACTGCTATCAGCATTCCTTATAGCGGGCGGAAATGCAACGAACCGCTACGGGCGGTGAAATGCGGCGGTCAGACGCGCTTGAGACGGGGAGGACGCTCGGTGGCGAGGAACAACGGCTGGATTTCGACCAGCGGATTATAGGGGGCGAGCCCGAACCATTTGACCGGAGACCCGGCCAACCGGCGAATCGCATACTTGATCTGCAAAGACACCGCGCCACGTTGCGACACCTTCGATTCGGGCATCAGCGCCTTATGAATCAGCACATAACGAATCGGGCCGATATTGACATCGGCGTCCAGCTTCGGATAACGGCTTTCCTGAGTCGGCAGATCACCCGATTTCAACATGTCGTTCATAATCTGATGAATGTAGGCCGGCAAGGACTGCGCAACCTTGAATCCCAGCCGGATACGCACCCGGAACAGAAAATCCGTACCGAAATTCTCAACCGAATATTCGCGGGTAAACGGCTCGTCGGCGGTTTCCACGGAAACGGCCCACCATGCACGGGCACGCTTCGGATGATCGGCGAAAATCGAGAAGAAGATGTCGGTATCGACACGTTTCGTTTCCGGATCGGATGTCAGATAGACGATGTTGTCGGCGAAATACGGCACGGTATCGTCGTCATGCAGCTGCCGCAGCACCGGCAGGCAGTCGGCGGGCTGCATGTGCCGGCGTTGCGTACGCTCCAGCTTCGTACCCTCGTTCCACGTATACATGATCGTCAGAATCGCCAGCGTGAGCAGCATGGTGAACCAACCGCCGCGCAGGAACTTTGCCATGGAAGCGAAGAAGAACATGAACTGGATGGCCAGAAACAGCACGGTGAACACGATGGCGCCGAACCGTCTGCCGGCATGCCAGATGTAGACGGCCAACAGAATCGTGGTGGTGATCATCGTGATGGTCAACGCCAGACCGTAGGCGGCTGAAATATGCTCGGAATCGCGGAAAATCGCCAACACGATCAGCGTAGCCGCACAAAGCACCCCATTGACGACCGGAATGTAGAGCTGGCCGCGCGTACGGGCCGGATAGCGCACCTGCAGATGGGGCATCCAGTTGAGGCGGGTGGCTTCCGACACCATGGTGTAGGCGCCGGTGATCAGGGCCTGCGAGGCGATCACGCCGGCAGCGACGGACAGTATCACGGCAATGTACCGTACGGACGGGGTCATCATCTCGAAGAACGGGTTCAGACCGTGCATGCGCCGGTAGGCGGAATCGTCCCAATGATCGAGCATCCACGCTCCCTGGCCGAAGTAGCACAGTACCAGTGCGATCTTGATGAACGGCCAAGTGCAGTAGATGTTGCCGCGGCCAACATGGCCCATGTCGGAATACAGCGCCTCGGCACCGGTGGTCGACAGGAACACGGTGCCCATCACGGCGATGCCGGCCACGTTGTGGTGGCTGAACAGGAAGCGGACGCCATACACCGGGTTGAGCGCGGCGAAAACGCTCCAGTCGTTGCTCAGATTCATGAGCCCCACGACGGCCAGGAACGAGAACCATATCATCACCACGGAGCCGAAAGTACGGCCTATGCGCTCGGTGCCGTGCGATTGCACGGAAAACAGCACCACGATGATCACGACGGTGATCATCAGCGTAAGTTCCTTGTTCTCCGTCATCACATGTTCCAGCGCAGGCAACGTTTCCAAGCCTTCCACGGCGGAACTGATCGATACCGCGGGAGTCAGCACGGAATCGGCGAGGAACGCCGCGCCACCGAGCATGGCGGGAATCGCAAGCCATGCACCGTATTTGCGAATCAGCGAATACAGCGCGAAAATGCCGCCTTCGCCCTTGTTGTCGATACGCATGGCGATCAGCACGTACTTGACGGTGGTGATGAGCGTGATCGACCAGAACACCAGCGACAGCACGCCGAGCACGGCTTCGCGATCGGCGTTGGCCAAGCCGCCCTGACCGTTGAGGAAGGTCTGCATGGTATACAGCGGCGAAGTGCCGATATCGCCATATACCACGCCAAGTGCGACCACTGCCATGGAAAAGGTGATTTTGTCGGGGCCGGACTGCAGTCTGCTCCACCAGCGGCCCAGACGGCCTCTACTGGCCGCCTCATCGAGCTTGGCGGCTTCCTGCTGCTTTTCCTCGTGCTGTTTGATGAGCTCCTGGCGCTCTTCTTTGGTCAGGACCTTGTGCGAGACCTTGGGCGCCTGCGTATAGGCCGCTGCGTGGAGCAACGGTTTCTCTTCGTCTGGCTCGTTCGCCATAACGCTTCCTCCAAGTGGCGGGCCTTCCAACCCACTCCCCAAAATAACACGCAAGGCGGCACACTAGGAGCGCCGTGGGCGGTTGTCAAATCCTCAGGCCCGATTCAGCCGTCGACAATCATGTTCGACGTGTGCTCAGCACCATGGCGGCTCTCTCAAAACCCTTAGATTCCATACACTTTGCGCGTAGTCTCACGAGTGGCGCGCGCAATTTCAGCCAATGGCTTATCAAGATAGTTGGCGAGCGCCTGCAGGGTGTACGGAATCATATATGGCGCGTTGGTGCGGCCACGATAGGGCATGGGGCTCAGGTAGGGCGCGTCCGTTTCGACCATGACGTGGTCAAGGCCGACGAGTTTGACCGATTCGCGGATGCCATCATTGCCTTTGTAGCTGGATGTGCCGGAAAGGCTCAGGTACCAGCCGTTTTCACGCGCGATCTCACCCATTTCGGCGTCGCCGGAGTAGCTGTGGAATACGGTGCGTTCCGGAGCGCCATCGGCGAGCAAGGTTTCGATGACCTCCTTGTGGGAATCGCGGTCGTGGATCTGCATGGGCAGTCCCAATTCCTTGGCGAGTGCGATATGTGCGCGGAAGGCCTCGCGTTGAAGTTCCTTGGCGGCTTCGCCGGTACGAAACAGGTCCATGCCGGTTTCGCCGATGGCGACCACCTGCTTCGGGTAGGTGACGGCGAGCCGGTGCACTTCGGCCATGGCGTCATCGAAATTGACGTCATGCCACGGTTTGTATTTGAGCGGCAGTCCGTCGGGGCCAGGTACGCCGCGGTGTCCATGGAGCACGGATTCGTTGGGGTGGATGGCGATGGCCGCATGCACGACATCGGGATGTTCGCGGGCCATGTCGATGGCGGTCATGAGGTTGGGCAGTTCGCAGCCGCAGTCGATGACACCTTCCACGCCGACCGCCTGTGCTTGGGACAGCAATTCGTCGACACTGTAGACGGGCACTTCGGGTTGGCCCTTTTCTGCGGCTTCATGGCTCATGGCTCGGGAGAAGGGCACGACGGAGGCCACATGCGTGTGATTGTCGATGACGTGCGCGTCGTCGGGAAGGGGCTGTGGGGCCGGGGCCCAGCTACGGTCGCGATGGTGTTTGCTCATAGGACCTAGATTAGTCCCACCAGCAGTCGTTGTAGTCGAGACCGGTAAGAAGTTCCACTGTGTTGCGGATCTCCGGTTTTACGTCGGTCTTGGCCCCGCCATGCTGCAGGCGGTGGATTTCCATGAGCAGCATGTTGTCGGTTTCCTTGCTGAGGCTCATGCGCTGCGATTCGACCCATCCGATGGTCATGGCGATGGCGAACCAGCCGAGCAGTATCGCGCCGATGCCGATGCGGGCTGACGCGGGTTGCGTATCGAGTCGGGAATCGAAGCCGGTGGCGGCCAGCACGAGGCCCGTGCCGATGGAGAGCAGGCCGCTGCACAGCTGGCGTACAAAGGTCTGTGCGCCAAGGAATGTGGCCGAACGATAACGTTTGGTGACGATTTGGTCCACGTCCGCTATATAGGGGAAGACCTGCCATGGCAGGTAGCCGCATAGCGATTTGAAGGAGAAGAACCAGACCGCTCCGATGATGGTGAACGCCGTCCATGCGGCGCGTGACATCGTGCCTGAAAGCATCCAGCTGGCAAACATCCAGGCCACGCCGATCAGGCATCCGGCGAAGTTGATGGCGTACAGCCTGCGTGGACCGATCCTGATGATCGCCCAGCCGAAGACCGGCATAAGCGGCAGTGAGATCACGGCGCAGGTGAGCAGCATCGAGGCGAACGCGGCCGTGACGCCCCAATCGTAGATCGCGAAGAACAGGAACAGCTGGCCGAAGATGTCCATTGACACCATCACCATGACGTAAACCGTGAGATGACGCCGAAATTCCGCGATACGCAGCGTGGAAGCGTATTCACGCAGCATGACGGACATGCGATGCAGCCAGACCTGCGTGACGTGACGGGCCGGACGGATAATCGGACCGGCGGCGATCGTGGCCGAGTCTCCATCGGAATCCTCATATATGCCGAACCCTGCCTGCCGTGGCGACATCTCCCACGTGGAACGCCAGCAGATGAAAACCGCCAAGGCGAACATGGAAGTGACCGCGAACGCAAATCCCATGTATCCGCCGGGATGGTCCTCCCCCACCGCCGAGAGCACGATGCCTCCAAGCAACGGGATCAACGTGCCGGACGCGGTGGAGAGGAACAGCCGTACGGTGGACAGCGTAGTGCGTTCGCTGAAATCGGCGGTCATCTCGCCGGGCAACGTGCTATACGATGTGCCGAACAGCTGCGCCAGCATGACCCACACCACGTACACCAGGCAGTACAGGAACGTCGGAAGTCCGGGAATCCACAGCAGGCAGCCCACAAGCACCGCCGGAGCCACGAAGGCGAGCACCAGGCGCCGGCGGCCGAACCGCCTGCCGATGCGGAACCGGTAGAGGTTGTCGCACAGCACGCCGAAACCGAGCGCGGCGAAAGCGCTCAGAATGGCGCTCATGCCGATCACGCTTTGCGTCAGGCCGATGTCCATGCCGCAGAAGCGATTCCAGAACAATGCCAGATAGGTGGCGACGAGCGCACCCTGCCCGCCGCCGTAAAGGTCTCCCATACCGTAGCCGATGGCCGATATGGCAGTGACCTTGCGTGGTTGATGCGATTCCTGCATGGATACCGCCCGTTGCCTATGCCGTCATTTGATGGTGATGATGCTGAACGACCAGGCGGGCGCGAGATATGCGCCGTCCGTCAGATCGACGGCGGCTTCGACCGGTTTGGTCGGCGATGCCTTGCCGATGTCGCCGGCATACGGATCGTCACCTTCCAACACCGTGGCCGTCGCGGCGGCGCTCTCAGCGGGAATGCCGAGTTCGGCGAGAATCTGACTGATGTCGAACATCGCCGGTTCGGACATCGCGTTGACGATACGCAGATAGGTCTCGCCTTCGCCCTCGTTCCGTGCGACGGTAACGGTGCGCCTCGGCTCGTCCCGGACCTCTTCCCCGCAGGCGATGGGTTCTCCATCGATGTACAGCTTCATGGACTGTCCGCGGTCGGAGATCTCGATATGCACCTGCCATGTGGTGCCTGGTCGCACCTCGTTCATGGAGACTTCGGTACCGGCGAGCGCGTAGCCGGTACCGTCGCGTACCACCTGTACGCTGTGGCCGCGGCCGAGGGAGACGATGTTGTGATTCTTGCCGTCGACGTCGCCGCTGATCAGTTGCATGCCCCAGCGGCCTTCGTAGTAGACGACGGTGGCGTCGATGGAGTAGTCGTCCGCGCTGAGATCGAGACCGGTGTCGATGCGGCGGGCGTCGTAGTGTACGTCGCCGAGTTCGATCCGCTTGCCGGAAGCCGTGGTGACGGTCAGATCCTTCAGATCGGCTTTGGCGTTGCCGTCGATGAGTAGCCTCACCGTGTTCGGCAGGTCACGGCGCAGCGTGGTGGGTCCTTCGACCGCGACCGGCCATGCCGTGTCGGCCGTGGTGGTGGCGTACATCCGCTGCACCCAGTAGCTGTATGGCAGGTAGACGCGTTCGTTGTCGAAGTAGATCAGGTCCGGATTCCAGCTGTGATGTCCGTTTTTGGCGAACAGCGGGGCGTAGGAGGACATGACCACCGCGTCGCCGTTCAATTCCATGCGTCCCATGAATGCCGCCTCGGACAGGCCGTTGATCAGCTGTGTGTTCCAGGATCCGTATTCCCCGAGATAGATTTTCGGGCCTCTGCGGTCCGCGTCGTCGTAATGGTCGAGGTTGTGGAACCACCAGCTGGATGACTGGTAGGAGTGTTCGTCGACGATCGGTACGCCGGCCTCGCGCGCGTATTTCCAGCCTTCCTCATAGTCCTGACCGCTTGGGGCCGGCCCGACGGTGCCAACGACGACGATGTCGGGATATGCGGCCTTGATCGCGTCGAAGATCTGCTGGAAACGATTCTTGAACACCGGGTCGATGAGGTCTTCGTTGCCGATGCCGAGGTATTCGAGGCCGAATGGCTCGGGATGTCCCATGGCGGCGCGCTTTGCGCCCCATTCGGTGGTGACGTCGCCGTTGCAGAATTCGATGAGGTGCAGCACTTCATCAATGTAGGACGGCATGTCTTTCTGCGCGATCGGCACCGGTCCTTGGCTGGTGTTCTGGCAGCTCACGCCGGCGGGCAGTACCGGCAACGGCTTTGCGCCGATGGTTTCGCACAGGCACAGGTATTCGTAGTAGCCGATGCGGAATGACTGGTGGTAGCCCCATAGGTTGAAGTTATGCGGGCGATGCTCCACTTCGCCGATGGTGCGGTCCCAGTGGTACATGTTGTCCATGCCGAGACCGTGCGTGATGCAACCGCCCGGGAATCTCATGAATCGCGGATGCAGGTCGGCGAGCGCCTCCACCAGGTCGGGGCGGAAGTGTTTGAGACCCTGGTAGGTGGTGCGTGGTTCGAGCGTGACGAAGTCAAGGTCGATGGTGCCCGGTTGGGTGAATGTCAGGCGTAGCGTGCCCTGCGTGGCGGCTCCCGAGGCGACGAGGGACGTTTCGATCCTGTTCCAGACGGTGTTGTCGATGGTGACGGAAGTTTCAGCGAGCACGTTGCCGTCATCGCCAAGCAGAGCGATGGTGACGGGCATGGAGGCGCCAGCTTCGACGCGCATCCAGGCAGAGCAGTCATAGGTTTCGCCGGTGCGGAAGACCATGCCGTCCCAGCCGACGTTTTCCAACGCGACGGGTGCCTGCTCAACTTCGATTGAGGCGTAATGCGGGTTTTCGCATGCCACCGGATCGTCGGTCAGTACGTCGAAGGCGGCGAATGAGCCTTCCGGCACGACTTTGCGCCAGAAACTGTAGTTGCTCCAGTCGGCGGCATCGGCGCGATTGTATTCGAAAGCGCCATTCTGTACGAGGTCGGCGTTCAGGCCGCCGTCGCCGGAGTAGCTGATGTCTTCGAAGAAAATGCCCCACAGGTCGGTGCTGATGTTGCGTACGCCTGCCTTGTTCAGGATTGCGGTGAGCTTGTCCATGTTCTTGTTCCTTTTCTCAGAGGGGACGGATGGCGAACCAGAGTGCGCCGTGGGCAGGGATGGTCCCGCGGATCACGCGGTCTTCCCCCTCGCCTTCGATGCGTATGTCGGATGGGGTTCCGGGAGCGTCTGCCCACAGGTCGGCAAGTGTCCAGTCGCGATTCCGGTCGGCGATGCCGACGAAGCTTTGCAGTTGGATGTTGCCTTTGAGCTCATAGGGTTCGTCGCCGGTCCAGAAGATCGCTCCATAATGGCTGCCCGGATGTGCGCAAGGCGTGCCGTCGGCCCATTTGACCGCGTCGGCGGTCCATACGATGAGGTCGCCGATATAGCTGTCTTCGACGTTCCATTCGGAAAACAGCCGTTCGCGCACAATCTCACGGTTGTTGGCGGAACCGGCCGTCACTTCACGCAATGCGGGATTGGTGAGCAGTGCAATCGTGTCATCATCGCTGGTAGGCAGATCGCCGCCGACCATCAATGGCGAACGGCCCATGCACCACAATGTCAGCAGCGTCTTCTGCTCATCGAGCGTCAGCCGTGACTGCCGGTCGTCGCCGCGTTCGGCACGCAATCCGATATGACCGAGCGGCAGCATGTCGGCATCGGCCCAATGGCCGGTCCGTTGCAGCGGTGCCCAACGTGCCAGGCGAGGGAATTGCTGGAAAATGTCTTCCCACCGATCCCACAGATCGTCGGAAATGCGCCACATCTGCGCAACGTCTCGCAGAAAATCGACATGCGTGCTGGCCACCCAACCGCCCGGCGACAGCGAGAGCGTGATCCGGCGGCCATACCGCTTTTCCGCCTTCGCGATGGCATTATGGTAGGCCTCGATCTCTTCCGGGAAGAATGGCGTCTGCATGTCATCGACCTTCAGAAAATCCAAGCCCCATGAGGCGAACAGGTCGACTTGCGCGTCATACCAAGCCTGAGCGCCGGCATCACCACGCTTCAGACCGTAGTTGTCGTGGTTCCACACGCAGTTGTGCTCGGTGTCGGCGACATCCCGCGCGGTGAGATCGGTGTCTTTCACCGGCAGATTTTCGTGTACGGCCTGACGCGGAATGCCTCGCATCACATGCACGCCGAGTTTCAGACCAAGCTCATGCACCGCATCGGCGAGCGGGCCGAACCCTTTGCCTTCGGCGGAGCTCGGGAAACGACGTTCGTCGGGCAACTGCCGGCCGTATTCATCGATGCATAGTGGCGTACCGTCGGAATATCCGTGGGCGTGGGCGTTGGGATCGAACCAACCGGCGTCGATTACCAGCGTGTCCCAGCCGGCGGCCTTCAGATGTTCCGCCATGAATCGCGCGTTGGCGAGCACCTCGTCTTCGGTGATGGTGGTGCCGTAGGAATCCCAGCTGTTCCAGCCCATTGGTGGTCGCCAGGCCTTCAGCGATGTGTCAGGCAGTGTCGTCATCGAGCCGCTCCTTTGTTTGTCCGATCTGTGCGATCGCTCGGCATACGTTCCGTATTCCATGGTCGCAATCGTCGGTCCTTCCCGACAATCACTATATGTAACGGTACATATTCTAATAAGGTTTCAGCATCGCACAACTTGCGCAACCATTCGGTGAGTCTGCTGATTTTTCAGCATTTTTCAGATAAGAAACTCCGATTTTACAGCAACGAAAATATATAATATCGTTACATATAATCAGTAGTTCATTCATCGAGGAGGCCATCTATGGCAACCAGCAAGCCGACGCTGCGCGACGTAGCCGCCGCGGCCGGGGTCTCCCCCATGACCGCCTCGAATGCGCTGCGCGGCAAAACGGGCGTCAAGGAATCGACACGGGCTAAAGTGCTCGCTGCGGCGAAAAAGCTGGATTACCGCATCAATCTGACCGCCAGCATGCTGAAATCCGGCCGCAGCAACATCATCCATGTCATCGTCAACGAATTCGACTCACCGTTCTATTCGAAACTCACGCAGGCACTGAGCAACGAAATCGTGGCACGCGGGCTCACGCCGTTCATCGAACAGACGCGCTATTCCGCCGACGCCGCCGCGCACGCGCTGACCAGCAATCCGTTCTCCGGACAATTATTCGACGGTGAGATCCTGCATGCCACCGGCCTAGGTACGAATCTGCCACTCGCCAAGCTGAACGGCGGCAGGCCGTTCGTACTGGTGGACGCCTGCGAGGAGACACCGACCGTCGATGCCGTGAACTTTCCCAACGAGGAGGCCGAACGCGCGGCGGCCCAGCATCTGATCGACCATGGATGCCGCAAAATCGCAATCGTGGGCCATGCCTTTACCAAACGCGCCGACCTGGCCCACGCGCAGAACGCGTTTCTGCTGCGTCTCCGCGGCGCGTGCAACGCACTGCTGGACGCAGGATTGCCATATGACGAAACCACCGTTTTCGAAGCGGGCAGCGCCGAAGACGGCATCGCCGCAGGGCATGCGATTGCGCAGCAGATTCTGGCGACGCGCGGAAACGCCGACGTCGGAGAAGGGGCCGACCCGCCATTCGACGGCGTATGCTGCGCGAATGATTTCGCCGCGTTCGGCGTAATCCGGGGTCTTGCCGATCATGGCATCCGCGTACCGCAAGACGTGCAGGTGATCGGATTCGACGGCGTGACCAGCGGATCGTACGCCACGCCTTCGCTGAGCACCATCGAGGTGGATCTCAATCAGCTTGCCAAGTTCGCGCTTGACATGATCGCCGAACGCGTCGAACGCCGAGGAGAAGAGGACGCCGAACCGTTACCGCCAAGCCGAGCCACAATCGGATACCAACTGGTGGAACGCGAATCCACCGCGCCTCACCTCCTCTAAACACCTTCCCCTGATTCTCGAGCCATCTTCCCCTGACGGGGAAGGCCACAGACAAAGGAACACCCATGAACACCACCACAGAAGCCTACATTTTCGTGCATTTCATCGGCGACGAGAAAACGCCGACCGATGAACAGCTGTATTTCGCGCTGAGTCGCGACGGCGTGCACTGGCAGGATCTTCGCCCCGCCGGCAAACCGGCATTGCAATGGCTGAACGGCGAACAGGGTGTGCGCGACCCGCACATCACACGCGACCCGCGCGGTGGGTTCCATATCGTGGCCACCGATCTGAGCATCTATTATCGCGGCGGCTGGGGGCCGAACGACGGCGCGACCACGAACGGCTCGACCGGTCTGGTGATCTGGGACTCCCCCGATCTTGTGCACTGGAGCGAACCGCGCCTAGTGGATGTCGCCTCCAAGATTCCGGGGGCCGGCATGGCTTGGGCACCGGAAGCCAATTGGGATCCGGTCCGCGAACAGTGGATCGTGTTCTGGTCCACCCAATGCAACATCGAGGAACCAGACAATCCGCTGGCTAACGAGTTGGGCGACCCGACGAACGTGTATTACGCGACCACGCGCGATTTCGTCACGTTTTCCGATCCGGTCAAATGGATCGACCGCAAGAACGTCATCATCGACTCGACCATGCTGCTCGACGATGATGGCTGGTGGTATCGCGCATCCAAGGATTCGGAAATCACCATCGAACGCACGCGCAACCCGTACGCGGTAACCTACGAGGTGTTGCGCACCGACGATCCGAATGAATGGTCATATGTGGGCACGCTCACCGACATCTTCGGCAATGGGCGTTACTCCATGCACTATCTGGAAGGTCCGGAACTGTTCCGCTACAACGATGCGGACATACATGAAGTGGCCGGAAGGAACATGCCGTTCGGCCTGATGTGCGATCAGTACGCGGAAGCCAAGGGTTATCTGTCGTTCCGCACCGCTTCGCTCGCCTCGCACGATCCCGCCGATTGGCAGCGTGCCGACGATATCGATTTCGGCACTTTGAAGAAGCGTCACGGTGCGATTCTGCCGATTACATCCGCCGAATATGACGCCGTGCAGGCCGCCTTCAGCCTATAAGGATTGGAATGTGACGCTCGTCCGGGCATGGACCGGACGGCTGGGCCGTGCACGATTCGCCCTGAAAGGTCCTCAGGCGAATCGTGCACGGAGGCCATGGGATGAGAACCTCGATCCATAGCCCCCTAAGTGGAATATTCCTATTTGGAAGATATCGATTCACGTGATTCCAAGGAAAAACGAATGCACGATTGCCCGGAACGGTCATTCCGGACAATCGTGCACGACAACAAATCTGAGTGATGCCTTATCTGCGTGCCTTACTCATACATAGCCTGCTGTACATCATCATCGTCAATGTTATCTGCGTTGTACCAGAAGCACCCCGAATCGATGACCTTGTCGATCTTTTCACCGTTGAGGCTCTTGACCGCGTTCTCGATGGTCTTGTACCCGATCTGATACGGATTCTGCGACACGGAACCGCTAATCACCCCATCACGAATGTACTGTTGCTGCGCCTTGCCGGAATCCACACCTACGAGCAGCACCTTATGCCCTGACTTCAAGGCAGATTCGACAGGAGTGGCGGCTCCCACAACGGTGGCTTCATTCGTCGCGAAAATAGCGTCGAGATCCGGATTCGCTTGCAGAATGGCACTGGCAATGTCTTGAGCTTTCGCCTGATCGGCATTGCTGTACTGCACCTCACCGACCATCTCCATATCTGGAGCATTCTTCTTCATATAATCCAAAAAGCCGTCACGGCGTTCCGTGGATGTAGCGTCGGTCTGGCTGTGCGCAATCACAGCATACTTGCCTTTGCCA encodes:
- a CDS encoding LacI family DNA-binding transcriptional regulator, yielding MATSKPTLRDVAAAAGVSPMTASNALRGKTGVKESTRAKVLAAAKKLDYRINLTASMLKSGRSNIIHVIVNEFDSPFYSKLTQALSNEIVARGLTPFIEQTRYSADAAAHALTSNPFSGQLFDGEILHATGLGTNLPLAKLNGGRPFVLVDACEETPTVDAVNFPNEEAERAAAQHLIDHGCRKIAIVGHAFTKRADLAHAQNAFLLRLRGACNALLDAGLPYDETTVFEAGSAEDGIAAGHAIAQQILATRGNADVGEGADPPFDGVCCANDFAAFGVIRGLADHGIRVPQDVQVIGFDGVTSGSYATPSLSTIEVDLNQLAKFALDMIAERVERRGEEDAEPLPPSRATIGYQLVERESTAPHLL
- a CDS encoding glycoside hydrolase family 27 protein, producing the protein MGWNSWDSYGTTITEDEVLANARFMAEHLKAAGWDTLVIDAGWFDPNAHAHGYSDGTPLCIDEYGRQLPDERRFPSSAEGKGFGPLADAVHELGLKLGVHVMRGIPRQAVHENLPVKDTDLTARDVADTEHNCVWNHDNYGLKRGDAGAQAWYDAQVDLFASWGLDFLKVDDMQTPFFPEEIEAYHNAIAKAEKRYGRRITLSLSPGGWVASTHVDFLRDVAQMWRISDDLWDRWEDIFQQFPRLARWAPLQRTGHWADADMLPLGHIGLRAERGDDRQSRLTLDEQKTLLTLWCMGRSPLMVGGDLPTSDDDTIALLTNPALREVTAGSANNREIVRERLFSEWNVEDSYIGDLIVWTADAVKWADGTPCAHPGSHYGAIFWTGDEPYELKGNIQLQSFVGIADRNRDWTLADLWADAPGTPSDIRIEGEGEDRVIRGTIPAHGALWFAIRPL
- a CDS encoding ABC transporter substrate-binding protein, with translation MAAVAAFTVAPLSACGAGQSNGSESKNYEIAMVAKGFSQSFWVSVHQGADDAAAKYGATVTFNGPDNDSQVDKQADMVQNAINKSPDAVAIAPLDEAALTPAVQSAKSASIPLFAFDTAFETNADAITSTVKTSNREVGKVAAENLIALLNGKGKYAVIAHSQTDATSTERRDGFLDYMKKNAPDMEMVGEVQYSNADQAKAQDIASAILQANPDLDAIFATNEATVVGAATPVESALKSGHKVLLVGVDSGKAQQQYIRDGVISGSVSQNPYQIGYKTIENAVKSLNGEKIDKVIDSGCFWYNADNIDDDDVQQAMYE
- a CDS encoding alpha-arabinofuranosidase, whose product is MNTTTEAYIFVHFIGDEKTPTDEQLYFALSRDGVHWQDLRPAGKPALQWLNGEQGVRDPHITRDPRGGFHIVATDLSIYYRGGWGPNDGATTNGSTGLVIWDSPDLVHWSEPRLVDVASKIPGAGMAWAPEANWDPVREQWIVFWSTQCNIEEPDNPLANELGDPTNVYYATTRDFVTFSDPVKWIDRKNVIIDSTMLLDDDGWWYRASKDSEITIERTRNPYAVTYEVLRTDDPNEWSYVGTLTDIFGNGRYSMHYLEGPELFRYNDADIHEVAGRNMPFGLMCDQYAEAKGYLSFRTASLASHDPADWQRADDIDFGTLKKRHGAILPITSAEYDAVQAAFSL
- a CDS encoding alpha-L-arabinofuranosidase C-terminal domain-containing protein produces the protein MDKLTAILNKAGVRNISTDLWGIFFEDISYSGDGGLNADLVQNGAFEYNRADAADWSNYSFWRKVVPEGSFAAFDVLTDDPVACENPHYASIEVEQAPVALENVGWDGMVFRTGETYDCSAWMRVEAGASMPVTIALLGDDGNVLAETSVTIDNTVWNRIETSLVASGAATQGTLRLTFTQPGTIDLDFVTLEPRTTYQGLKHFRPDLVEALADLHPRFMRFPGGCITHGLGMDNMYHWDRTIGEVEHRPHNFNLWGYHQSFRIGYYEYLCLCETIGAKPLPVLPAGVSCQNTSQGPVPIAQKDMPSYIDEVLHLIEFCNGDVTTEWGAKRAAMGHPEPFGLEYLGIGNEDLIDPVFKNRFQQIFDAIKAAYPDIVVVGTVGPAPSGQDYEEGWKYAREAGVPIVDEHSYQSSSWWFHNLDHYDDADRRGPKIYLGEYGSWNTQLINGLSEAAFMGRMELNGDAVVMSSYAPLFAKNGHHSWNPDLIYFDNERVYLPYSYWVQRMYATTTADTAWPVAVEGPTTLRRDLPNTVRLLIDGNAKADLKDLTVTTASGKRIELGDVHYDARRIDTGLDLSADDYSIDATVVYYEGRWGMQLISGDVDGKNHNIVSLGRGHSVQVVRDGTGYALAGTEVSMNEVRPGTTWQVHIEISDRGQSMKLYIDGEPIACGEEVRDEPRRTVTVARNEGEGETYLRIVNAMSEPAMFDISQILAELGIPAESAAATATVLEGDDPYAGDIGKASPTKPVEAAVDLTDGAYLAPAWSFSIITIK